From Geotalea uraniireducens Rf4:
GACCGAGCTGAAACTGACCAATGTGGCCCGCGCCAGCCTTGAAGAGCTGCGCCTGGATTATGAAGACTTTCTGCGGCAGCGGGGCCTGCCGCTCTGGGATCGGGAAGACCCGCGCCGCAAGGGGCTGGTCGTCCGGCGCTGCACCACCGCCGATGCGGTGGCGCAGTGGGTGGTGGAAGTGCACAAGGAAGGCGGTGGACGACATGGACGGAATGGACGACATGGACATCATGGACTTGATGGACTTGATGGACTTGATGGACTTGATGGACTTGATGGACAGTCCACGGGGTCCACATCGTCCACATCGTCCATATCGTCCACATCGTCCACATCGTCCACCTACCCCGAAATAGCCGCCAATGCCGCCCTTACGCTGATAGCGGTCGCTTGCAGCCTGCTCGACCGCCAGTTAACCGCCCAGGCAGCAGCTTTTGAAAAAGAGGGTGGTTTCACTGAACGGCTCTACCGCACCCGTACCCAGTCCAGGAGAAAATCATGAACGGCTCCCGATGGAAAAAGGCCGCGTCTCCGGTGGAGACGCGGCCTTTTTTTGTCGGCACTGTTGCATGGATCGCACAACGACAAATACACCCGACGACCAGCGTTCACGATCGTCGTTCCACCTTCTGCACAACGGGAATCAACAAGAGCATCATCCCGAACAGCGCCGCAACCAGCAGCCACATGTCGTTATACGCCATGACGAGCGATTCCCGCCGGACCAGCATGGCAAGCAGTTTCACCCCTCCTTGCCGGGCCTGCTCCAGGTCCACCATGCTTCCGGCGAAAGGGACTTCGAGCTGGTCCAGTAATTCGCCGACGGGAAACCGCGATGGATTGAGCGCCTCGGCCAGACGCTGGTGGTGAAGCGCCA
This genomic window contains:
- a CDS encoding four helix bundle suffix domain-containing protein, with the translated sequence MADGEGLIPKHGGYRNLKSFQLSQLVYDVTVRFCDRYIDRFSRTRDQMVQAARSGVQNIAEGSQASGTSKKTELKLTNVARASLEELRLDYEDFLRQRGLPLWDREDPRRKGLVVRRCTTADAVAQWVVEVHKEGGGRHGRNGRHGHHGLDGLDGLDGLDGLDGQSTGSTSSTSSISSTSSTSSTYPEIAANAALTLIAVACSLLDRQLTAQAAAFEKEGGFTERLYRTRTQSRRKS